ATATACCTTCCGCATCGATCTCGAAGTATACTTCGAACTTAGCAGCACCACCAGGTAATGGAGGAATTCCTTCTACCATGAAGGTACCCAACATGTAATTGTCACTAGTTCTAATTCTCTCACCCTCATACACCGATAAACGAGCACTAGTTTGATTATCCTTGACAGTAATACAAGACACTTGTTTCTTGGTGGGAACGGTTGTGTTCCTTGGGATCACCACCTTCATGACATCATCAAGTatttcaacaccaagagaaagaggGGTGACATCCAACAACACCAAGTCCTTCAACTTCTCACCACCCTCGCCACTCATAAAAGCAGCTTGTACTGCAGCACCATAAGCCACAGCTTCATCAGGGTTGATGTTCTTGCAGAGTTCCCTTCCGTTAAATAAATCCTGTAATAAAGATCGAACCATTGGAATTCTAGTGGAACCACCTACGAGCACAATCTCGTGAATGCTGACCTTGTCCATCTTAGCATCCCTCAGACACATCTCAACAGTTTCCGCACATTTCTTGAACAAATCCATGTTCAACTCTTCGAATTTAGCACGGGTGATGGATGATTGAAAATCAACTCCTTCGTACAAAGCATCAACCTCAACTGTTGTCCGAGAAGTATATGAGAGAGTTCTCTTTGCCCTCTCACATGATGTTATTAACCTCCTCAGTGCCCTTGGATTTCCACTAATGTCCTTGTTGTGCTTCCTCTTGAAGTCTTGAACAAAGTGATCAACCATTCTGTTATCGAAATCCTCTCCTCCAAGATGGTTATCTCCAGCTGTAGCCTTGACATCAAAGATGCCCCCCTTAATGGTGAGTATAGAAACATCAAATGTACCACCACCAagatcaaagacaagaaaattcttcttcttcttcttcttctttttactgGTTACATCTGGCACCTGGTGAAAAAGACCATAAGCAATTCCGGCCGCCGTTGGTTCATTGATGATTCGCAGTATATTAAGGCCAGCAATTTTAGCAGCATCTTTAGTAGCTTGACGCTGAGAATCATTGAAGTAGGCAGGGACAGTGACAACAGCATCCTTAACAGTTAAACCAAGATAATCTTCAGCAGTTTCTCGCATTTTCATGAGAACCATGGATGAGATTTCCTCAGCTGATAACAATTTATCCTCGTCCTTGTAATTGACTTGAATCATTGGTCTCTTGTCTTCTCCAGCAATCACTTTGAAAGGCCATAACTTGATATCACTCTGAACAGTGGTATGGTCGATTTTCCTACCAATCAAACGTTTTGCATctacataaaacaaaacaaaatcagcAGATCTGAGTGCTTAAATCTCCTTGACAAAATGAAGGTCTGAGTGCTTAAATCTCCTTGACAACCAAACTCAAACATAATGCAAATTCGAagaacctaaaaatataaaagaacCAACATGATAAAAATGAAATTAGACACCAAAATTGAACTGAAAATGTTGAAAATCTTACCAAAAACAGTGTTGATAGGATTCATAGCAGCTTGATTCTTAGCAGCATCACCAACGGGACGTTCAGTATCAGTAAAAGCAACATAAGAAGGAGTAGTACGATTTCCTTGATCATTTGCAATAATTTCAACGCGGTCATTTTGCCATACAGCAACACATGAATATGTCGTCCCTAAATCTATTCCAATTGCTACCATTGTAAACCAGAAACCTTAACTTTGAAACTAGAGAGGAGAAGAATTGAGCTGAAATCTTAAATTTGTAATCCCTTGCTTCTGGATCTATACACCATTCCTAGAGAGAATGAGACTGAAAAAAAAAAGTGGGTTTTACAGAGAGCAGGTAGTGGTGGTGTGCTAATTTTAGACACGGAGAGAGACACCAAGAAAGAGGAAAATTTTCCAGAAGCGGGAAAAAAACACATTCCACGTAGTTAagtttgaaaatgattttgaCACGTGTCAAAAGATTATTCATCTAGGAAATTCCTCGAAACAACATTACAAATGTTGGTAGGTATTTACATTTATGATATCACAAGTCACGGCCTTTTAATTTCGAAGTAAAAGTTttgtaaagagaaaaaaaaagatcaattaTAGTAAAGTAGTAGTTGTCCTGGGTTGTTGTTTGAAAATTTCAGTTCCAAGTCCTTTTGTGGCATAACTTGGGCCACTGACCATGATATGAATTTTGAAAAGGTGAGAAAATATGATGAAAAACTAATGGAACATGCATGTCTGGCAAGTCTAAAACACCAGGAAAATGCTGCATATTATGCAATATTTTGGTTAGTTGAAGATTTTGTTTGTAGTTTGCAGAGAGGATGTGAATAACAGCTTCCAGATCATTCTAAAATCCGTCAAACTTGAAACAGGTTTCCTCTACTCACATTAGATTCTGGTGTAAATATAATTTTGAATACACATGCTCAAAGTTTGTGTCAACGCTGTTGTTGATTTTCTCATACTGGTGATGATGTTTCTTTGACAAACAATATCACTTGGAGATTGTTCTCATAGTGAAATTATTACATTTACAGAAGGCCGATAGTAAAAGGCTACGCAGACGCAGAGACTGATACACATGGAAACCAATACCTGCGCTTACAGTCTCTGTGACCATCATCAATCATAGCTAGACCTTCCTGTAAATTTTCAACAGGTTGATGTGTTTAAAAGTCCAAATTTATAAAGATAAAGCAGAaatcaaatgaaaactaaaaccgAAAACTTACTTCGAGTAAAGTTTCCAAAGCATCTGTAGCACGGCCTGATGGCCAGGAAAAACGCCTCTCTACTTCTTCAACAGTCACATAACCTTGAGCCTAAGATTACCCCAATACATTTTAGTTCTATTTTTTTAGACCATAGAACATACAATACCAATTTCATAGTCTAGCTTATATCTATATCCTATCCAGAACCAATTTCATATAGTACTAATATATTAAATACATGCTTCCCAAAAAAACTAAGTACAGGCAGAAATTGCATAATCCAGTACACTATATTCGCATAACAAAACAAAACAGGGAAAAAAAAGACATTTCTATCAGAATCCCGATACACTGACTAATGTGTCGATAAACTTAATTGTAAGCATTGAACTTTCACCAATCAAACAATAAATTTTAAGGCTTCCCAAACGGATCATATCCTGAGTATCCCTAGTCAGTTAACTATGCAAGGTATCGTAGTTGACAAGTTATGCTGACAATAGTAAGGAATAAAGACCTCTGAGATAATAATTAATAGTCATACTTCAAACAAGTGAATTAGAGAAAAACCTCGTATGTGCAGCTATAAAGGAATAACACAGTTTATCAGAAGATATTACTTGAAGGATAGTAGTTCCACTAATATCCAAAACTGGAAAGAAGTTCAATTAATATTACTGTCAATATAACACAAGTAAACTAACAGAAAAATAAATGGTATTATAAAGAAGACAAACCTGGGCCAGCTCCAAAATTTCATTGTGATCTTTGTTTAACTCAGTTGGAACTGATCGAACCAGCTTTTTCTTTCCAACAGAAATCACCTCAAAACCACTGCCCAATACCTGGAAATGCCATTATTAAGATAATCAGGATCATATAGCATGACGCAAAGATACTCGAGAGTATAGGTTTTCACCGAATGGTGAAAACATCATTTTGCTGTTATGGTAATTACTAATTAGGAAGGAAGCAAATAACAAATTTTAGCTACAATAATAATAATAGGCTTTGTACTACATGGGTTTATCACATCAAGGCAAGCCATCAACAGTCCCATATCCCCATCCTCTTCAGCAGAATACAAATTTTACGGTCATCTAAACAACTAGCATGAACTAGAGATGTACATTGGTTCCGCAGCTCATCTATGTGCAGATCAGAGGACCTTTTTTTAACTTCTAGGGTAATTAAAAAGCATTCCCTTGAACTATGCACTAAAAGATGCATTGATGGACTTGTAGTAACTGTAATTCTCGTCACCACCTGCATACCAAATGATATATCTATTTCCTGAAGTCTTTCTATTCCCTCTCCTAGTAAACATGCTATATCACAGCTCATACACCGATACACATTAGTTGCAAACAATATCTTAACACTAATATTTCATCTTTCAACAAATGCCAAGAACTGTCGATCCTGTAGTATTACCTTCAGCTTACTTATAGCACGTAAGCAATCATCTTCAGACACAAAGTCACGAGCAGCCTTTCGCCTTTGACAAAGTAGAGTGCAAAGCTCCTGTAAGTTGATTAAACCCCCATTGAGAGACCTTGTAGCCAAGCAAATGTCAACGATTTGAACCCCTGTCCTATCCAATAATTAGCAACATCTCAGCAATAATACAGTTTCATGACGAATCTACGGGTACTTTAGACTGATAGTCTTAGTGTAGAAGATGAATACTACCAAGTTCATAATAGAAGTCACCAATTCCCAATAGCTCAGCCCAAAATCCTTTGTTTGAAGCCAAGGGATCAACCCCAATTTTTGCACACATCTCATGGAATTGTGACCTGAATGCAGGATTCTTCCGGATATCATTCTACACCAATAAATTTTAACAACTCCATATAATTAAGtcccaaaatatatatatatatatacttcaaaaataaataaatgagacCTTATGGTTGCGAGCGAAATCCTCTAATTGGGAACGAAAAGTGGTGAGTTGTTCCTTCATGAGATCTGTTCTGATCTTGGCTACATTTTCTCCAAGCAACCGATATTGATCCCTAGCAGCTGCTGCTGTCTGCAACCCACCAATTCCTGGTCTTTTTCTCATTTCTTCCCCCAATTTGAAACCTGAGCCAACTCAGTAGACCACCATTAAAATGGATTCAATTTTAAGTCAACAATGTAACCTGTAAGGCAGATGTGTTAACGTGGTATCTGGGAAGTGGAGAGACCATTCCACACTGACAAGAGCCCTGTCTAATCAAGACTTTATCCTACCAGCACCATGACTGTTACTAGTCCAAGTGTAAGGTTTACCACTAAAACCTAGACCACTTGAATCAGAGTCTATAATCTAGACGTGGATGATGCTGGCGTCTGATTGATTCTTTTATCTGAGAACAAGATAATAATACTCAAGTCACCAATGAGAACATTTATGCCGAGACTCTGCCCGGGTCTCCTATCGAAGACCCTAGGGATAGATATTCAAATAATTAATGACTTATTGCataaatgatagaaatcaaaatCGAGACtcgagagatggtggtggtatctGTACACAATAGCATGGCAGCATGAAGACAGGTACTTAAAGAACCACAAATTGCTAAATGAACTGAAGTCAAAAGTACGTAACGGCAAGGAGCATGGCTACTTAAAGATGAGCTAGATGCGGCTTCAATTTAAAGACTGCAGAAAAAGCGTATATTGCAGCAATGCAGCTCATAGGACAGAAACACAAAGAGGGGAACATGGACAAACTGAAGGCTGCGGGCAATAGGAATGACTTTGCAAATGGAACGAATTCAGTAACAAAAAAGCGAGATGTCAATGCAAGTGTTAATAGCTTCAAGATACAGAAGTAATATttacagcaacaaaaacaaatctGCAGACTCTGCACCAATGTAAAGTTTATCGACAAGCATTATCAGTATAGTTTCTAATTCTGCATGAATAAACACATCTTTTATTCTTAGAAATTGGCAGTCCTATAAATATTCAGTTCTCACAGTCCAATACTAACACTGACTACACAAGTTCTGGGTTTCTTCGACCACAAAGGTTTGGATGGACAATTTCAACATTTTTCCAGCAGAGATAAATCAGATATTCTTACTCGTCTGCCCGTTGAATCAGTTAGCAGCAGTACATCCTTTTTCTGAACAGATGGAGGGTACTAAAGACTAAAAGGTAAGCTCACTGGCCCGAAGAGGCCAACCTCTCACATCTATTTGTAAATAGAAGAAGCAATTTCAGTATCTAATTACGAACTACAGCCTACAGTTTCGACAAGGTTTTTCTCATCTCAAGTATGATGTTGAATAGGCAGCTTCAATGCCCTTAACTAAATTGCATCACCAGCTAACAGAAGCTCCTACTCTTTCCACATATTTAGAAATTTTATACTGTTGTACTATTTCGGCCAGACACTGATGATTATGTACTTTTTTCGCATTGCTCTATAACCTAAATTACTCCTTCTATACCTGTGTCTGTGTGGTGCATATAGTGCATGAGTCTAATCCTATCTAATCTAAGGTAAAGCAATTCTTGTGAAGTTGTATTCATCTGTCCCACACAGAATTATAAAATTCCTGGTAAGCAGAACCGAAAAGTCCTACATAAATTACTATTCAATACATGCTAAATGTCATTAACTATTTAAGAGCTCATTACATTTCTTTAAACATAATGAATGGTTATGCACTACTATCTATATACATATAACTTATAAGAGTTGCAGTTTCTCAAATTAGTTGGATAGAGTTGGTGTTTAGGCAGATTGAGAGTGACAACAGATAAAAACATGGGTATGAACATAAAAGGCTACAATGCATCCAGAATAAGTCAATGTAATGTTTGAAAAATTGCGAAAAATGCTGCAGAGCCTATACTGTTTCAGTGTTTTCTACCTTCCAACAAAATGTTTTTTGCGCTCTGATATTCATGTTCACAACAATCTTTTACATGTACGCATACAAAACAGAATCGAAAAGATACAACTAATGAACCTCAACATACGTAAGTTCATTTGTTGCCTGAAATCTTAATTGCCTCCACAGTTAGCAAAATAAATTCCCTTTCTAATTTGTCCATGGAAAGATCTGGTATCATGAACAATTTGCGATTCAAAGACCAAAAAACATGGCAACAAGCATGGATACTTAGAGAGTATCTACAGCAGTATACTCTATAACCCTTCAACAGATGCAGCTCAGAATCACTAACACTCCCATACAACAGCGGAAGTACATACGTGTCTGAAAGTGTAACCTCACTTAAGAACATTTGCCTAGTCATACTAATATCTCTATACTTCCATGTAAATAGAAATGACCTTGGAAACAGAACTTAATTCAGCGACAAAATAATGGGCTGATATCTATGTAGACACTttaagatataaaaaaaaatacaaacttcAAAAGTGATCTGCACCAATTTATGTATTCTTTATTGGTAATTGACAAGCATTAACGTTACTTTTCCTATTTTAATCAGAGTTTCTATCAAGCACTTAACGCAATAACAGTAGCCAAGGTCCAGAAATTCAACAATGTACAAGATCTAAACATTTCTGCAGATACCATTTCGACAAACTTCAAATTGCAGCATCTCTTCTAGCCTCGGATTTTGCAAGTTCCACATATGAAACTCTATCCGACCTTGGCTAAAATTTGATCAACCGACACAGTGCTAATATTTATAATGTATTCCTATCGATCTGTTTGTTCATTCCAATAAGTGTACCATAAAGAAATTATAGGAATCTTTCCGGTTTAAGCAGGATCACTCCTAATTAAGGCATGAATCGACATGAACTATTTCACGATGGAACCCATCTTTCCATAGCAACCGAAGGCCTCCAGCCAACCAAGCAGATGGCACAAACTTACAGTTTGAAACTGGAGATAATTGGTAAGTCTAGTTATTCTATCATCATTACATCAGGGTTATGGAGTGAGTTGACATACTTGAGGTAATCTCTTGTCACTTTAGATGCAAACCCTCACTACTCCAGCATACCCTTGAGTTAAAAAACGAGAAATTTCCTAACCTTAAAGCAAATATTACTACTAAACTGAACAAAGAAGGAATTGTATTTACAGCTATAAGACTTATTCAGCACCAAAGAACATGAATTGATAATGATTGATAAACATACCTTATTTTCAGAAAAGGGAATTCCAGGTGCAGCAATCTCTTGAACTCCCGTTTCCACAAGTGAATCGAAGCTATCCCCAGTTGTGAGTATCTCCTGTTCTCTCCCCCGATACTACTTTGAAAAATATTGATAATTGAGGATTTTCTGAGGATTAATCCTTTCGGTCTGGTTAGAGTTAGGACTTGTGAGGGATTTGATCTTTCTAAATTGGAAATTGTCGAGAGACGAGGTTAAATGTCCTGGCTAAGATTAGAACTATCGGATCGGATCGGCTAGTTGGGAATTGGGCTTCATCTAGCAAATGACAATGGGCTGTTTAGGCTTTGATCTAGATTTGGCACACTTCTTTTTCGAACCATTTTTTacggaccatggttttttttgggaccatggtcttaATAGGCCAATTTCCCTGTACTTATAAGGGgcgtcctaaagttaggtaaatacacatttatcctttactttaacttaaattaaaactaacctaattgaTGGATTTtccaatgatgttgtagttgtggtaaaaactgggttcttttcagacttgtgaaggaaataatttttagacttaataaaaataaagataaaacaaattaaattcaaaggtgaagtaaatattatggaaataccaaggtttaggatttcaccatacaccaaaattcatgtgattcaatgataattcttatcatgcaattctagacattataattccaatcaaaagtaattgtgattctaatcattgcctaaatcagattttcaaaacatccattgtcaatcgcaagcatgaaatatcaaaatcaataaaccaagcatatttcatcgagagaaaacacaattaattaataaaaatcatttattcaattttcattcggtgcaattaatcataaaaggattgcataaataaatttaaatgaattttaccacataacttttggaagaatggcttcctccatcaccactgggattgggtttagctcctcatcccaaaaacacactcacaagataaattcatggctaaaataagagtttttattgatgaatatatgatgaaacagaaatttgcaacgctgtaatggtgttcagcgccactgttacaaaagggaAAGGGCTGAATATCAACGATAAAACTCaagtgctgtaaaacaacgacactgcgttccacttttaagactgttgaagaatgaCTGCCTTAGCTagtatgttcttcgtcttcttcttcctcctcgagcagcagcagcagcactgtaactctctgtaactcgattctcCCTTCTCTGCATACCTCTAAACTCTCCCCTAATGGTTTCCACCCCTTCTATGATATAAatacaactatttataggctttaaatcccctaaaAACTCGATCGAAATCGTTGAAAATGCCCATTACTCTTTACGGGCAGTTGGGAGAATAATTCCCTTTTTGTTGCGTTCCACTGTTTTGTTAGCTATTctatcgtctcaaatatcttataggacttggactcaacttatttgaagtatatcccacgcaagacaatcccttaaatctctcaaactaatctcaaaccctaaacagagaagccgtatcctgttgggactttgatcaattattccgacttatccagcccaattggatgggtctagacgattgcattaggcctgttatgtcttctagagtccgtaggtaccaaatacacccgttttattctcctcagaactcgctaagaattcaactccaaaactgttgtcgctgcagccaattcttcccgccaatttctgttttgaattttgaagatgacctccccctgtCCA
This genomic stretch from Papaver somniferum cultivar HN1 chromosome 5, ASM357369v1, whole genome shotgun sequence harbors:
- the LOC113282626 gene encoding probable mediator of RNA polymerase II transcription subunit 37e → MVAIGIDLGTTYSCVAVWQNDRVEIIANDQGNRTTPSYVAFTDTERPVGDAAKNQAAMNPINTVFDAKRLIGRKIDHTTVQSDIKLWPFKVIAGEDKRPMIQVNYKDEDKLLSAEEISSMVLMKMRETAEDYLGLTVKDAVVTVPAYFNDSQRQATKDAAKIAGLNILRIINEPTAAGIAYGLFHQVPDVTSKKKKKKKKNFLVFDLGGGTFDVSILTIKGGIFDVKATAGDNHLGGEDFDNRMVDHFVQDFKRKHNKDISGNPRALRRLITSCERAKRTLSYTSRTTVEVDALYEGVDFQSSITRAKFEELNMDLFKKCAETVEMCLRDAKMDKVSIHEIVLVGGSTRIPMVRSLLQDLFNGRELCKNINPDEAVAYGAAVQAAFMSGEGGEKLKDLVLLDVTPLSLGVEILDDVMKVVIPRNTTVPTKKQVSCITVKDNQTSARLSVYEGERIRTSDNYMLGTFMVEGIPPLPGGAAKFEVYFEIDAEGILTVLVEDKISGGTNMVPIADNKGRLSPAEIERLVLEAEEFKSEDEKYKNKVEARNCFENYAYGMRNTINNIGEKLASDDKKKIEDAVYNAIQWYNSIELADIDVTHDKMKELQNICDPIIAKVQKQGSPSSTRASSAAPKIRKILRSFRLI
- the LOC113282627 gene encoding vacuolar protein sorting-associated protein 22 homolog 1-like; amino-acid sequence: MRKRPGIGGLQTAAAARDQYRLLGENVAKIRTDLMKEQLTTFRSQLEDFARNHKNDIRKNPAFRSQFHEMCAKIGVDPLASNKGFWAELLGIGDFYYELGVQIVDICLATRSLNGGLINLQELCTLLCQRRKAARDFVSEDDCLRAISKLKVLGSGFEVISVGKKKLVRSVPTELNKDHNEILELAQAQGYVTVEEVERRFSWPSGRATDALETLLEEGLAMIDDGHRDCKRRYWFPCVSVSASA